The Candidatus Delongbacteria bacterium genome contains a region encoding:
- a CDS encoding peptidylprolyl isomerase, protein MKNPIVTIEMESTDKIIIELFPEIAPNTVANFIHLINKKFYDGIIFHRVIPNFMIQGGDPNGIGTGGPGYSIYGEFTNNGYDNNLKHTRGVISMARSQNPDSAGSQFFIMHQDSPHLDGSYAAFGKVIEGIEVVDKIATTETNYQDKPLKKEVMKKVTVDTFGIVYPEPKKL, encoded by the coding sequence ATGAAAAATCCAATAGTAACAATAGAAATGGAATCAACAGATAAAATTATTATTGAATTGTTTCCTGAAATTGCTCCGAACACCGTAGCTAATTTCATTCACCTAATTAATAAAAAATTTTATGACGGAATAATATTCCATCGTGTAATACCAAACTTTATGATTCAAGGTGGCGATCCTAATGGGATTGGAACTGGCGGACCAGGTTATAGTATTTATGGAGAGTTCACTAACAATGGCTATGATAACAATCTTAAACATACAAGAGGTGTTATTTCAATGGCAAGGTCTCAAAATCCTGATTCTGCTGGATCTCAGTTCTTTATTATGCATCAAGACTCTCCGCATTTAGATGGGTCTTACGCTGCATTTGGCAAGGTTATTGAAGGAATTGAGGTTGTCGATAAAATAGCGACTACTGAAACAAATTATCAAGACAAACCTCTCAAAAAAGAAGTGATGAAGAAAGTTACAGTAGATACCTTTGGGATAGTTTATCCTGAACCTAAAAAATTATAA